From a region of the Campylobacter showae genome:
- a CDS encoding F0F1 ATP synthase subunit delta, translating to MKELIAKKYVKALVSDLSKDEFNSFTAKLQEIANAFANEKFQNIIVSPNLKNSQKADFVLSLVDEADQKFVNFIKLLGENKRLDILPNIVSELLAQKSKMDNVFYGKIYGGSQISQAQISELESSFSKRFNAKIILEPVKSDYNGIKIELDDLGVEASFSVDRLKAQMSEYILKAI from the coding sequence ATGAAAGAACTTATCGCAAAAAAATACGTAAAAGCCCTAGTTAGCGACCTTAGCAAAGATGAGTTTAATAGCTTTACCGCCAAGCTACAAGAGATCGCAAACGCATTTGCAAATGAGAAATTTCAAAACATCATCGTTTCGCCGAATTTAAAAAATAGCCAAAAAGCGGATTTCGTCCTATCTTTAGTCGATGAGGCGGATCAAAAATTTGTAAATTTCATAAAGCTACTCGGCGAAAATAAAAGACTTGATATTTTGCCTAATATCGTTTCGGAGCTTTTAGCGCAAAAATCAAAAATGGATAATGTTTTTTACGGTAAAATTTACGGAGGCTCTCAGATCAGCCAGGCTCAAATTTCAGAGCTTGAAAGCAGCTTTTCTAAGAGATTTAACGCAAAAATCATTTTAGAGCCGGTAAAAAGCGACTACAACGGTATCAAGATCGAACTAGATGATTTGGGCGTGGAGGCTAGCTTTTCAGTAGATAGGCTAAAAGCCCAAATGAGCGAATACATATTAAAAGCAATATAA
- the atpD gene encoding F0F1 ATP synthase subunit beta encodes MKGIISQVMGPVVDVDFTDYLPKINEAVEVNFEVEGKQNRLVLEVAAHLGDNRVRTIAMDMSEGLTRGLEATALGAPISVPVGEKVLGRIFNVVGDLIDEGEGVEFDKKWSIHRDPPPFEEQSTKSEIFETGIKVVDLLAPYAKGGKVGLFGGAGVGKTVIIMELIHNVAFKHSGYSVFAGVGERTREGNDLYHEMKESNVLDKVALCYGQMNEPPGARNRIALTGLTMAEYFRDEMGLDVLMFIDNIFRFSQSGAEMSALLGRIPSAVGYQPTLASEMGKFQERITSTKKGSITSVQAVYVPADDLTDPAPATVFAHLDATTVLNRAIAEKGIYPAVDPLDSTSRMLDPQILGGEHYKVARGVQAVLQKYKDLQDIIAILGMDELSEEDKVTVDRARKIERFLSQPFFVAEVFTGSPGKYVSLEENIAGFKGILEGKYDDLPENAFYMVGNIDEAIAKAEKLKA; translated from the coding sequence ATGAAAGGTATCATTTCTCAGGTAATGGGTCCGGTAGTCGACGTCGATTTCACGGATTATTTACCCAAGATCAACGAAGCCGTCGAAGTAAATTTCGAGGTTGAGGGCAAGCAAAATAGACTTGTGCTAGAGGTTGCCGCGCACCTTGGCGATAACCGCGTAAGAACGATCGCCATGGATATGAGCGAAGGTTTAACCAGAGGCCTTGAGGCTACGGCTCTTGGTGCGCCTATTAGCGTTCCGGTTGGCGAAAAAGTTTTAGGCAGAATTTTCAACGTCGTCGGCGATCTAATCGACGAAGGCGAAGGTGTAGAATTTGACAAAAAATGGTCTATCCACCGTGATCCTCCGCCGTTTGAAGAGCAAAGCACAAAAAGTGAAATTTTTGAAACGGGCATAAAAGTAGTTGACCTTTTGGCTCCTTATGCAAAGGGAGGTAAGGTTGGACTATTCGGCGGTGCCGGCGTTGGCAAAACGGTTATTATCATGGAGCTTATCCACAACGTTGCATTTAAACACAGCGGCTATTCTGTATTTGCTGGCGTTGGCGAAAGAACTCGCGAAGGAAACGACCTTTATCACGAGATGAAGGAAAGTAACGTTTTGGACAAAGTTGCCTTGTGCTACGGCCAAATGAACGAGCCACCAGGGGCAAGAAACCGTATCGCTCTAACAGGTCTTACAATGGCTGAGTATTTCCGCGACGAGATGGGACTTGACGTTTTGATGTTTATTGATAACATCTTCCGTTTCTCCCAGTCGGGTGCAGAGATGTCGGCACTTCTTGGACGTATCCCGTCTGCCGTTGGTTATCAGCCGACTTTGGCGAGCGAAATGGGTAAATTCCAAGAGAGAATTACATCAACTAAAAAAGGTTCAATTACTTCGGTCCAGGCTGTTTATGTCCCTGCAGACGACCTTACCGACCCGGCTCCTGCGACCGTTTTCGCACACCTTGATGCGACTACCGTTCTAAACAGAGCTATCGCGGAAAAGGGAATTTATCCTGCGGTCGATCCGCTTGATTCGACATCAAGAATGCTCGATCCTCAAATTTTGGGCGGTGAGCACTATAAAGTAGCTCGCGGCGTGCAGGCGGTTTTACAAAAATATAAAGACCTCCAAGACATCATCGCTATCCTTGGTATGGACGAGCTTAGCGAAGAAGATAAGGTCACAGTTGACCGCGCTAGAAAGATTGAGAGGTTTTTATCTCAGCCGTTCTTCGTTGCCGAGGTATTTACGGGAAGCCCTGGTAAATACGTAAGTCTTGAGGAGAATATTGCTGGCTTTAAGGGAATTTTGGAAGGTAAATATGATGATTTGCCGGAAAATGCATTTTATATGGTAGGAAACATCGACGAGGCGATAGCAAAAGCTGAAAAACTTAAAGCCTAA
- the atpG gene encoding ATP synthase F1 subunit gamma, with the protein MSNLKDIKRKIKSVQNTQKTTRAMKLVSTAKLRKAEEAARHSRVYALKINEVLSEIAYKINQYRSVNAESKFFDVKENIEKVDIIFVTADKGLCGGFNIQTIKTVRNMINEFKAKKVKIRLRAVGKKGIEFFSFQGINLLEKYVGVSSSPTYEKAQNIIKDAIDDFISGATDKVILVHNGYNNMISQQIRINDIVPVEPPKLVEVETNSLMEFEPSDDGKILNELLTKYFEYSMYYALVDSLAAEHSARMQAMDNATNNAKERVAQLKLSYNKARQESITTELIEIISGVESMK; encoded by the coding sequence ATGTCAAATTTAAAAGATATAAAACGAAAGATCAAGAGCGTCCAAAACACCCAAAAGACGACGCGCGCGATGAAGCTGGTATCTACAGCCAAACTTCGCAAGGCTGAAGAAGCTGCTCGTCACTCTAGGGTTTATGCGCTCAAGATCAACGAAGTTTTATCTGAAATCGCCTACAAGATCAATCAATATCGCTCCGTAAACGCCGAGAGTAAATTTTTCGACGTTAAGGAGAATATTGAGAAGGTCGATATTATATTCGTTACCGCGGACAAGGGTCTTTGCGGCGGTTTTAATATTCAGACTATTAAAACCGTTAGAAATATGATTAACGAATTTAAGGCGAAAAAAGTAAAGATTAGACTTCGTGCGGTAGGTAAAAAAGGTATAGAATTTTTTAGCTTCCAGGGTATAAATTTGCTTGAAAAATACGTCGGCGTTAGTTCATCTCCGACTTATGAGAAAGCTCAAAATATCATAAAAGACGCGATAGACGACTTTATAAGCGGTGCGACAGATAAGGTTATTTTGGTACATAACGGCTACAATAACATGATCTCTCAACAAATTCGAATAAACGATATCGTGCCGGTCGAGCCGCCAAAACTAGTCGAAGTTGAGACGAATTCTTTGATGGAATTTGAGCCAAGCGATGACGGTAAAATTTTAAACGAACTACTTACGAAGTATTTCGAGTATAGTATGTATTACGCTTTAGTTGATAGCCTTGCGGCTGAGCATAGCGCTAGAATGCAAGCGATGGATAATGCGACTAATAACGCCAAAGAGCGCGTCGCACAGCTAAAACTATCGTATAATAAGGCTCGCCAAGAGTCTATCACCACTGAGCTTATCGAGATCATCAGTGGCGTCGAATCAATGAAATAA
- a CDS encoding F0F1 ATP synthase subunit B, producing MKSKILLLLCPFVLMADGGYDIVPRTINFIVFAAILYYFIANPIKNAYKGRIAGIAARLDNIEQKLKDSKAKKDNALRRVEEAKANAASLVETARKEAVLISERIKEETRQEVANLEKSFQDQKEFEKRRMVKSVVGEILNEIFASDSVKMDQSELINIMLKRVG from the coding sequence ATGAAAAGCAAAATTTTACTTTTATTATGTCCTTTTGTTTTGATGGCTGACGGCGGATACGACATCGTACCTAGAACGATAAACTTTATCGTTTTTGCCGCAATTTTGTATTATTTCATAGCAAACCCTATTAAGAACGCATATAAGGGAAGAATCGCCGGTATCGCGGCAAGACTTGATAATATCGAGCAAAAACTAAAAGACTCAAAAGCCAAAAAAGACAATGCTCTAAGACGCGTAGAAGAGGCTAAAGCAAATGCCGCTAGCCTAGTAGAAACCGCTAGAAAAGAGGCCGTTTTGATCTCTGAACGCATCAAAGAAGAGACTAGACAAGAGGTCGCAAATTTGGAAAAAAGCTTCCAAGATCAAAAAGAATTTGAAAAAAGACGCATGGTTAAGTCCGTCGTAGGCGAAATTTTAAATGAAATCTTCGCAAGCGACAGCGTTAAAATGGATCAAAGTGAGCTTATAAATATCATGCTTAAAAGGGTCGGCTGA
- the atpA gene encoding F0F1 ATP synthase subunit alpha yields MSAKIKADEISAIIKERIENFSLNVDVNETGKVISVADGVANVYGLKNVMAGEMVEFENGEKGMALNLEESSVGIVILGKTDGIKEGSSVKRLAKLLRVPVGDALIGRVVNSLGEPIDAKGPIEASETRFVEEKAKGIMARKSVHEPLQTGIKAIDALVPIGRGQRELIIGDRQTGKTTVAIDTIINQKGQDVICIYVAIGQKQSTVAQVVKKLEEYGAMEYTIVVNAGASDAAALQYLAPYAGVTMGEYFRDNSRHALIIYDDLSKHAVAYREMSLILRRPPGREAYPGDVFYLHSRLLERASKLNDKLGAGSLTALPIIETQAGDVSAYIPTNVISITDGQIFLESDLFNSGIRPAINVGLSVSRVGGAAQIKATKQVSGTLRLDLAQYRELQAFAQFASDLDESSRKQLERGQRMVEVLKQPPYSPLAVEKQVVIIFAGTKGYLDDIPTVAVTKFEAELYPYIEAKYPEIFEQIRTKKALDKEIEELLHKALKDFKATFAAN; encoded by the coding sequence GTGAGTGCAAAAATAAAAGCAGATGAAATCAGCGCCATCATCAAGGAAAGGATTGAAAATTTCAGCCTTAACGTCGATGTAAACGAGACGGGCAAGGTTATATCCGTAGCCGACGGCGTTGCTAACGTTTACGGCCTAAAAAACGTTATGGCCGGCGAGATGGTCGAGTTTGAGAACGGCGAAAAAGGCATGGCTCTAAACCTAGAGGAAAGCAGCGTCGGTATCGTTATCTTGGGTAAAACGGACGGTATCAAAGAGGGATCAAGCGTAAAACGCCTAGCTAAGCTTTTGCGCGTTCCTGTGGGCGATGCTTTGATAGGCCGCGTCGTAAATTCACTCGGCGAGCCGATAGACGCCAAGGGCCCGATCGAAGCTAGCGAGACTAGATTCGTCGAGGAAAAAGCAAAAGGTATCATGGCTAGAAAGAGCGTTCATGAGCCGCTTCAAACAGGGATCAAGGCTATCGACGCGCTAGTGCCGATCGGCCGAGGACAACGCGAGCTCATCATCGGCGACCGCCAAACAGGTAAAACTACCGTTGCGATAGACACAATTATCAACCAAAAAGGTCAAGACGTTATTTGTATCTACGTAGCGATCGGACAAAAACAATCAACAGTCGCGCAAGTCGTTAAAAAGCTTGAAGAGTACGGTGCTATGGAGTACACTATCGTGGTAAATGCAGGCGCTTCCGACGCTGCTGCGCTTCAGTACCTAGCTCCTTATGCGGGCGTAACAATGGGCGAATATTTCAGAGACAACTCTCGCCACGCCCTAATCATCTACGACGATCTTTCAAAACACGCCGTCGCATACCGCGAAATGAGCTTGATTCTTCGCAGACCGCCGGGTCGTGAAGCTTATCCTGGTGACGTTTTCTATCTACACTCTCGTTTGCTAGAGCGCGCATCTAAGCTAAATGATAAGCTTGGCGCAGGTTCTCTAACGGCGCTTCCTATTATCGAGACGCAAGCGGGCGACGTTTCAGCGTATATTCCAACAAACGTTATTTCTATCACCGACGGTCAAATTTTCCTTGAGTCCGATCTATTTAACTCAGGTATTCGCCCTGCGATCAACGTCGGCCTTTCGGTTTCTCGCGTCGGCGGCGCGGCCCAGATAAAGGCAACTAAACAAGTTTCTGGAACATTGAGACTTGACCTTGCGCAATACCGCGAGCTTCAAGCGTTTGCACAGTTTGCGAGCGACCTTGACGAAAGCTCTAGAAAACAGCTCGAGCGCGGTCAGAGGATGGTCGAGGTATTAAAACAGCCTCCTTACAGCCCGCTTGCCGTTGAAAAGCAAGTCGTTATCATCTTTGCCGGCACGAAAGGCTATCTAGACGATATTCCGACCGTAGCTGTTACAAAATTTGAAGCTGAGCTTTATCCTTATATTGAGGCGAAGTATCCTGAAATTTTCGAGCAAATTCGAACAAAAAAAGCACTTGACAAAGAGATCGAGGAGCTTTTGCATAAGGCGCTAAAAGACTTTAAAGCGACGTTTGCTGCTAACTAA
- a CDS encoding ParA family protein, whose translation MCEIITIANQKGGVGKTTTAVNLAASLAVAEKKVLLIDIDPQANATTGMGFSRNDYEYNIYHVLTGRKKLSQIVLKTEIPTLFLAPSNIGLVGIEQELSEQNKDYQKILKSKIEEVEGQYDFIIIDSPPALGSITVNALSASDSVIIPIQCEFYALEGLAQILNTVKIIKKTINPKLNIKGFLPTMYSSQNNLAKETVANLKQHFENKLFKNKDMGDEFVIVPRNVKLAESPSFGKPVILYDIKSPGSVAYQNLACCILG comes from the coding sequence ATGTGTGAAATTATAACTATCGCAAACCAGAAAGGCGGCGTCGGAAAGACGACTACGGCGGTAAATTTGGCTGCATCGCTAGCGGTAGCCGAAAAAAAAGTCCTACTCATCGACATCGATCCGCAAGCAAATGCGACGACAGGAATGGGCTTTAGCAGAAACGACTACGAGTACAACATCTATCACGTGCTCACCGGTCGTAAAAAACTCTCTCAAATAGTGCTAAAAACCGAGATACCGACGCTTTTTCTAGCGCCTTCAAACATCGGTCTCGTGGGTATAGAGCAAGAACTAAGCGAACAAAACAAAGACTATCAAAAGATACTAAAAAGCAAGATAGAGGAGGTTGAGGGGCAGTACGATTTTATCATCATCGACAGTCCTCCGGCGCTAGGCAGTATCACCGTAAACGCACTAAGTGCTAGCGATAGCGTGATAATCCCGATACAGTGCGAATTTTACGCATTAGAGGGGCTTGCACAAATTTTAAATACGGTAAAAATCATCAAAAAAACCATAAATCCGAAGCTAAATATAAAAGGCTTTTTGCCGACTATGTACAGTTCGCAAAATAACCTCGCCAAGGAAACGGTGGCAAATTTAAAGCAGCATTTTGAAAATAAACTGTTTAAAAACAAGGATATGGGTGATGAATTCGTAATAGTACCGCGAAACGTAAAGCTTGCCGAAAGCCCGAGCTTTGGTAAGCCAGTGATTTTATACGACATAAAATCACCCGGCTCGGTAGCGTATCAAAATTTAGCATGCTGTATTTTAGGATAA
- a CDS encoding ParB/RepB/Spo0J family partition protein, protein MAKKGGLGRGLEAILGDVELAYKAEINEGNSEIIKEIDLELITENPYQPRKNFDETALRELSESIKRHGLIQPIIVIEKDGGYMLIAGERRFRATKLLGESKIKAIVADIESQSLRELALIENIQREDLNPIELANSYKELIDEYKITQDGLANIIHKSRVQITNTMRLLSLSAVTQEYIKEGKLTQGHAKVIVGLDPNDEKTAVDTIIGQRLSVRETENLVKNLKNKLPPKAALKLDERYLERLTNLKEIFSKFDVPIKIKGKKITIEFDDIADIDRLINKIK, encoded by the coding sequence ATGGCTAAAAAAGGCGGACTAGGGCGCGGACTAGAAGCGATTTTGGGTGATGTAGAGCTAGCGTATAAAGCCGAAATAAACGAAGGTAACAGCGAAATAATAAAAGAAATAGACCTTGAGTTGATTACCGAAAACCCGTATCAGCCGCGTAAAAATTTCGACGAAACGGCGCTAAGAGAGCTTAGCGAAAGTATCAAAAGACATGGTCTTATCCAGCCGATAATCGTTATAGAAAAAGACGGCGGATATATGCTGATCGCGGGCGAAAGGAGATTTCGTGCGACTAAGCTGCTAGGCGAAAGTAAGATAAAGGCTATAGTCGCCGACATCGAAAGCCAAAGCCTTCGCGAACTAGCACTCATAGAAAATATCCAAAGAGAAGACTTAAATCCGATCGAGCTTGCCAATTCCTACAAAGAGCTCATAGACGAATACAAAATTACGCAGGACGGGCTTGCAAACATCATTCACAAAAGCAGGGTTCAGATAACAAATACGATGCGGCTTTTGAGCCTTAGCGCCGTAACGCAGGAGTATATAAAAGAGGGCAAACTAACGCAGGGGCACGCCAAAGTCATCGTGGGGCTTGATCCAAACGATGAAAAAACGGCGGTTGATACTATCATCGGGCAGCGTCTTAGCGTGCGCGAGACGGAAAATTTGGTCAAAAATCTAAAAAATAAATTACCGCCTAAAGCCGCACTTAAGCTAGATGAGAGGTACCTTGAAAGACTAACGAATTTAAAAGAGATTTTTTCTAAATTTGACGTACCAATTAAGATAAAAGGCAAAAAAATCACTATCGAATTTGATGATATAGCTGATATCGATAGGCTAATAAACAAGATAAAATAA
- a CDS encoding F0F1 ATP synthase subunit B': MLEINLPLVVLTAVIFLGLIAVLNFILYKPLLKFIDARNDAIKNDEESASKNTSDLGVYEAQIEQLIAAARSEAGKIKQEAINAAKDAAAKIVSEKRGVLEADYDAFIQNLNSQKSDFRADLQQKLPELQAALKAKLARI, from the coding sequence ATGTTGGAAATTAATTTGCCGCTAGTTGTCCTAACGGCAGTTATTTTTCTAGGGCTTATCGCCGTTTTAAATTTCATCCTTTACAAGCCTCTACTTAAATTTATAGACGCTAGAAACGATGCGATAAAAAATGACGAAGAGAGCGCTAGTAAAAATACGAGTGATCTTGGCGTGTATGAAGCGCAGATAGAACAGCTCATAGCTGCCGCAAGAAGCGAGGCCGGCAAGATCAAGCAGGAGGCTATTAATGCCGCAAAAGACGCGGCCGCTAAGATAGTCAGCGAAAAGCGCGGAGTTTTGGAGGCTGATTACGATGCTTTTATCCAAAATTTAAACTCTCAAAAGAGCGATTTTAGAGCTGATTTGCAGCAAAAACTGCCTGAACTTCAAGCTGCTTTAAAAGCAAAACTCGCAAGGATTTAA